Genomic window (Buchnera aphidicola (Kaburagia rhusicola ensigallis)):
TTCTATTACAAAATTTTATACAAATATTAATTTTATTTTATAAAATTATTAAATACACAGCATATATGACATATAATGATATTAGTTATTAACATTAAATATTCTTAATAGTTATAATCATAATAGGAAATTAAAAATGTTTTCTAAAAACGGACTAAATGGTTTAATGCAACAAGCAAAAGAAATGCAAAAAAAAGTAGCACAGATACAAAAAGAAGTATCTACTATAGAAGTCACTGGAGAGTCTGGAGCGGGAGTTGTAAAAGTAACATTAATTGGCGCAAATAATTGTAAAAAAATAGAAATAGACTCAACACTAATAGTACAACATGAAAAAGATATATTAGAAGATTTAATAGTAGCAGCTTTTAATGACGCAGTAAGACGTATATCAGAATTGCAAAAACAAAAAATGTCCTCTATTTCGTCAGATATACCATTTTCCAACGAACTAAATGTTACTTTTTAAAATATAAATTATATCAATAAATAATTTTTATATCATAAATTACAACATAAAATTGCAAAGTAGGCTATAAAACACCCAACTTATAAGATTAAACCAAAGTTAAAATTCTTATATTAATAATAAAAATAACTTTCTATTAACTTCTATAACACACATCTATCACAATATTTACACTTAATATAAGTTACATTAAAAAAACATTATTCATACTTATCAAGAGATTTTTTATGAATTCAAATAAAAAAGAAATACATGAAT
Coding sequences:
- a CDS encoding YbaB/EbfC family nucleoid-associated protein, with the protein product MFSKNGLNGLMQQAKEMQKKVAQIQKEVSTIEVTGESGAGVVKVTLIGANNCKKIEIDSTLIVQHEKDILEDLIVAAFNDAVRRISELQKQKMSSISSDIPFSNELNVTF